Proteins encoded together in one Musa acuminata AAA Group cultivar baxijiao chromosome BXJ3-6, Cavendish_Baxijiao_AAA, whole genome shotgun sequence window:
- the LOC135640184 gene encoding uncharacterized protein LOC135640184: MVVTIDPKVWHKAAAISGVAALGLGTYGFHVFSPQNPSFKEVWRTAALYHLVHTAALVGAPITKFPNIFGGLLTAGILAFSGSCYMAAYFEDKNYSFPAPFGGFAFVAAWASLLF; the protein is encoded by the exons ATGGTGGTCACGATCGATCCCAAGGTGTGGCATAAGGCCGCTGCAATCTCCG GCGTTGCTGCGCTTGGCCTTGGGACTTACGGCTTTCATGTCTTCAGCCCCCAGAACCCATCTTTCAAAGAG GTTTGGCGCACCGCCGCCCTCTACCACTTGGTCCACACGGCCGCCTTGGTTGGAGCTCCGATCACCAAATTCCCCAACATC TTTGGAGGGCTTCTGACTGCCGGTATCTTGGCCTTCTCGGGATC GTGCTACATGGCGGCTTATTTTGAAGACAAAAATTACTCTTTTCCTGCGCCATTTGGTGGATTTGCATTTGTTGCTGCTTGGGCTAGCTTACTCTTCTGA